Proteins found in one Streptomyces sp. NBC_00461 genomic segment:
- a CDS encoding branched-chain amino acid ABC transporter permease: MHTLPQQLANGLFLGSMYGLIAIGYTMVYGIVQLINFAHGEIFMTGGFGALTVYLYVLPDGTSMWIALPAMLIGGGLVSVLIAVGAERFAYRPLRGAPRLAPLITAIGLSLALQQAVFNWYPDAKTDRNFPQIDAGPWNIGSIGISSGSLFVIIAAPLCMAALAFFVRLSRTGRAMQATAQDPDTAQLMGIDTNRIIVIAFAIGGFFAAVAAIAYGLRYGQIKYDMGFQMGLKAFTAAVLGGIGNIYGAMIGGLVLGLAETMATSYIDDIPGMQQLGGGGWSSVWAFVLLILVLLFRPQGLVGERVADRA; encoded by the coding sequence GTGCACACCCTGCCGCAGCAGCTGGCCAACGGGCTGTTCCTCGGCTCGATGTACGGGCTGATCGCCATCGGATACACGATGGTGTACGGCATCGTCCAGCTCATCAACTTCGCCCATGGCGAGATCTTCATGACCGGCGGCTTCGGCGCGCTCACGGTCTATCTCTACGTCCTGCCCGACGGCACATCCATGTGGATAGCCCTCCCGGCGATGCTCATAGGCGGCGGACTCGTCTCCGTCCTCATCGCCGTCGGGGCGGAACGCTTCGCCTACCGACCACTCCGCGGCGCCCCACGCCTGGCTCCCCTCATCACCGCGATCGGCCTCTCCCTCGCACTCCAGCAGGCCGTCTTCAACTGGTACCCGGACGCCAAGACCGACCGCAACTTCCCGCAGATCGACGCCGGCCCCTGGAACATCGGCTCCATCGGCATCAGCAGCGGCTCCCTCTTCGTCATCATCGCCGCCCCCCTCTGCATGGCGGCCCTCGCCTTCTTCGTCCGCCTCTCCCGCACCGGCCGCGCCATGCAGGCCACCGCGCAGGACCCGGACACCGCACAGCTGATGGGCATCGACACCAACCGCATCATCGTCATCGCCTTCGCCATCGGCGGATTCTTCGCCGCCGTCGCCGCCATCGCCTACGGCCTGCGCTACGGACAGATCAAGTACGACATGGGCTTCCAGATGGGCCTCAAAGCCTTCACCGCAGCCGTACTCGGCGGCATCGGCAACATCTACGGCGCCATGATCGGCGGCCTCGTCCTCGGCCTCGCCGAAACCATGGCCACCTCCTACATCGACGACATCCCCGGCATGCAGCAACTCGGCGGCGGCGGCTGGTCCTCCGTCTGGGCCTTCGTCCTCCTCATCCTCGTCCTGCTGTTCAGGCCACAAGGCCTCGTCGGCGAACGCGTAGCGGACAGGGCGTGA
- a CDS encoding archaellin/type IV pilin N-terminal domain-containing protein gives MVPMAPAAMRTRAAGWGRGMRPRGVSGVVGLVLVVVMVVTPCPLRVRRRGLVA, from the coding sequence ATGGTGCCGATGGCGCCTGCGGCGATGAGGACGCGGGCGGCGGGGTGGGGCAGGGGGATGAGGCCGCGCGGGGTGTCCGGCGTGGTGGGGCTGGTCTTGGTGGTTGTCATGGTGGTCACGCCCTGTCCGCTACGCGTTCGCCGACGAGGCCTTGTGGCCTGA
- a CDS encoding branched-chain amino acid ABC transporter permease encodes MPHPAARVLIAAGAIGTIASTYMSWTWTSDFPGDLTYYGSPAGLQILDLVAGVLTLLFALTRWNIRGLTWLNPAGATAPVFLAAAAAFTVSWFSALAIAIDLGGLVNLDPGAYIAAAASLVALLGALALPSPGNTAKAWVSKPDNIPPAGKLPAWGERLVITAATGIGLIAFAYGIGVDPDASETFIGFLLLVIFGSWAVIAAGLADRFSAINARHKGFATSMAFLAAAIFPFVENNEHNANLGVNILVVATVALGLNIVVGLTGLLDLGYVAFLGVGAYAAALVSGSEFSRFSGVQFPFWAAMLTGMAASLIFGVLIGAPTLRLRGDYLAIVTLGFGEIFRITVNNLDGSSGPNITNGPNGISMIPDLEIFGFNLGSSHTIGSITVGRFANYLLLMLVITAIVVLVFNRAADSRIGRSWIAIREDETAATAMGINGFRVKLIAFALGASLAGLAGTVSAHVGYSVNPAPYQFAGSVPPNSAFLLAAVVLGGMGTVGGPILGATLLYLLPEKLSFLKEYQLFAFGLALVILMRFRPEGIIANRRRQLEFHETEQADIPEQSLPDTTVGVTKAGA; translated from the coding sequence CTGCCCCACCCCGCCGCCCGCGTCCTCATCGCCGCAGGCGCCATCGGCACCATCGCCAGCACCTACATGTCCTGGACCTGGACCTCCGACTTCCCCGGGGACCTCACCTACTACGGCTCCCCCGCCGGACTCCAGATCCTCGACCTCGTCGCCGGCGTCCTCACCCTCCTCTTCGCCCTCACCCGCTGGAACATACGCGGCCTCACCTGGCTCAACCCGGCCGGCGCCACCGCCCCCGTGTTCCTCGCCGCCGCGGCCGCCTTCACCGTCAGCTGGTTCAGCGCACTCGCCATCGCCATCGACCTCGGCGGGCTCGTCAACCTCGACCCCGGCGCCTACATAGCCGCGGCCGCCTCCCTGGTCGCCCTCCTCGGCGCCCTCGCCCTGCCCAGCCCCGGCAACACCGCCAAAGCCTGGGTCAGCAAGCCCGACAACATCCCCCCGGCAGGCAAACTCCCCGCCTGGGGCGAACGCCTCGTCATCACCGCCGCCACCGGCATCGGCCTCATCGCCTTCGCCTACGGCATCGGCGTCGACCCCGACGCCAGCGAAACCTTCATCGGCTTCCTGCTGCTCGTCATCTTCGGCTCCTGGGCCGTGATCGCCGCCGGACTCGCCGACCGGTTCTCCGCCATCAACGCCCGGCACAAAGGTTTCGCCACCTCCATGGCCTTCCTCGCCGCCGCGATCTTCCCCTTCGTCGAGAACAACGAACACAACGCCAACCTCGGCGTGAACATCCTCGTCGTCGCCACCGTCGCCCTCGGCCTCAACATCGTCGTCGGCCTCACCGGACTCCTCGACCTCGGATACGTCGCCTTCCTCGGCGTCGGCGCCTACGCCGCAGCCCTCGTCTCCGGCTCCGAGTTCTCCCGCTTCTCCGGCGTCCAATTCCCCTTCTGGGCCGCCATGCTCACCGGCATGGCCGCATCGCTCATCTTCGGCGTCCTCATCGGCGCCCCCACCCTGCGACTGCGCGGCGACTACCTCGCCATCGTCACCCTCGGCTTCGGAGAAATCTTCCGCATCACCGTCAACAACCTCGACGGCTCCTCCGGGCCCAACATCACCAACGGCCCCAACGGCATCTCGATGATCCCCGACCTGGAGATCTTCGGCTTCAACCTCGGCAGCAGCCACACCATCGGCTCCATCACCGTCGGCCGATTCGCCAACTACCTGCTCCTGATGCTCGTCATCACCGCCATCGTCGTCCTCGTCTTCAACCGCGCCGCCGACTCCCGCATCGGCCGCTCCTGGATCGCCATCCGCGAAGACGAAACCGCCGCCACCGCCATGGGCATCAACGGCTTCCGCGTCAAACTCATCGCCTTCGCCCTCGGCGCCTCACTCGCCGGCCTCGCCGGCACCGTCAGCGCCCACGTCGGCTACAGCGTCAACCCCGCCCCCTACCAGTTCGCCGGCTCCGTACCACCCAACTCCGCATTCCTGCTCGCCGCAGTCGTCCTCGGCGGCATGGGCACCGTCGGCGGACCCATCCTCGGCGCCACCCTGCTCTACCTCCTCCCCGAGAAGCTCAGCTTCCTCAAGGAGTACCAACTCTTCGCCTTCGGCCTGGCCCTCGTCATCCTGATGCGCTTCCGCCCCGAAGGCATCATCGCCAACCGACGCCGCCAGCTCGAATTCCACGAAACAGAACAGGCCGACATCCCCGAACAGAGCCTTCCCGACACCACAGTCGGCGTCACCAAGGCAGGGGCGTAA
- a CDS encoding ABC transporter ATP-binding protein, translating to MTTTTATSPVLEASGVTMRFGGLTAVRSVDLTVNSGEIVGLIGPNGAGKTTFFNCLTGLYIPTEGKVAYKGTVLPPKPHLVTSAGIARTFQNIRLFANMTVLENVLVGRHTRTKEGLWSALLRGPGFRKAEAASRERAMELLEFIGLAHKADHLSRNLPYGEQRKLEIARALASDPGLLLLDEPTAGMNPQETRATEELVFAIRDKGVAVLVIEHDMRFIFNLCDRVACLVQGEKLVEGTSDVVQGDERVVAAYLGTPFEGAPGDDEIAEVEAAEATGAQGTTSTEGSAQ from the coding sequence ATGACCACCACCACGGCCACCAGCCCCGTCCTCGAAGCCAGCGGCGTCACCATGCGCTTCGGCGGCCTCACCGCCGTACGCAGCGTCGACCTCACCGTCAACTCCGGTGAAATCGTCGGCCTCATCGGACCCAACGGCGCCGGCAAAACCACCTTCTTCAACTGCCTCACCGGCCTGTACATCCCCACCGAGGGCAAAGTCGCCTACAAAGGCACCGTCCTGCCCCCCAAGCCCCACCTCGTCACCAGCGCCGGCATCGCCCGCACCTTCCAGAACATCCGGCTCTTCGCCAACATGACCGTCCTGGAAAACGTCCTCGTCGGCCGCCACACCCGCACCAAAGAAGGCCTCTGGTCGGCCCTCCTGCGCGGCCCCGGCTTCCGCAAAGCCGAAGCCGCCTCCCGCGAACGCGCCATGGAACTCCTCGAGTTCATCGGCCTCGCCCACAAAGCCGACCACCTCTCCCGCAACCTCCCCTACGGCGAACAACGCAAGCTCGAAATCGCCCGAGCCCTCGCCAGCGACCCCGGCCTGCTCCTCCTCGACGAGCCCACCGCCGGCATGAACCCCCAGGAAACCCGCGCCACCGAGGAACTCGTCTTCGCCATCCGCGACAAGGGCGTCGCCGTCCTCGTCATCGAGCACGACATGCGCTTCATCTTCAACCTGTGCGACCGCGTCGCCTGCCTCGTCCAAGGCGAAAAACTCGTCGAAGGCACCTCCGACGTCGTCCAGGGCGACGAACGCGTCGTCGCCGCCTACCTCGGCACCCCCTTCGAAGGCGCCCCCGGCGACGACGAAATCGCCGAAGTCGAAGCGGCCGAGGCCACCGGAGCACAGGGCACCACCAGCACGGAAGGAAGCGCCCAGTGA
- a CDS encoding ABC transporter ATP-binding protein — MTALLEVEDLKVAYGKIEAVKGISFTVEAGQIVTLIGTNGAGKTTTLRTLSGLLKPRSGKITFEGQPLNGIPAHKIVALGLAHSPEGRHIFPRLTITENLQLGAFLRKDKEGIEKDIQRAYDLFPILGERRKQAAGTLSGGEQQMLAMGRALMSQPKLLMLDEPSMGLSPIMMQKIMSTIVELKSQGTTILLVEQNAQAALSLADQGHVMEVGNIVLSGTGQDLLHDESVRKAYLGED, encoded by the coding sequence GTGACCGCACTCCTGGAGGTCGAAGACCTCAAGGTCGCCTACGGCAAGATCGAAGCCGTCAAGGGCATCTCCTTCACCGTCGAAGCCGGCCAGATCGTCACCCTCATCGGCACCAACGGCGCCGGCAAAACCACCACCCTGCGCACCCTCTCGGGCCTCCTCAAACCCCGCTCAGGCAAGATCACCTTCGAGGGCCAGCCCCTCAACGGCATCCCCGCCCACAAGATCGTCGCCCTCGGCCTCGCCCACTCCCCCGAAGGCCGACACATCTTCCCCCGCCTCACCATCACCGAGAACCTCCAACTCGGCGCCTTCCTCCGCAAGGACAAAGAAGGCATCGAAAAAGACATCCAACGCGCCTACGACCTCTTCCCCATCCTCGGAGAACGCCGCAAGCAGGCCGCCGGAACCCTCTCCGGCGGCGAGCAGCAAATGCTCGCCATGGGCCGCGCACTGATGTCCCAGCCCAAACTCCTCATGCTCGACGAACCCTCCATGGGCCTCTCCCCGATCATGATGCAGAAGATCATGTCCACCATCGTCGAGCTGAAATCCCAAGGGACCACCATCCTGCTCGTCGAACAGAACGCCCAGGCCGCCCTCTCGCTCGCCGACCAGGGACACGTCATGGAGGTCGGCAACATCGTCCTCTCCGGCACCGGACAGGACCTCCTGCACGACGAATCGGTACGCAAGGCCTACCTCGGCGAGGACTAG
- a CDS encoding ANTAR domain-containing response regulator produces the protein MTAPESPQPVDAPDDDKSHVPPLTTRVVIAEDEALIRLDLKEMLEEEGYSVVGEAGDGEQAIELAREHKPDLVILDVKMPKLDGISAAEKIAEEGIAPVLMLTAFSQRDLVERARDAGAMAYLVKPFSKSDVVPAIEMAVSRFTELKELEKEVADLTLRLETRKLVDRAKSILQTEYGLSEPAAFRWIQKTSMDRRMSMQQVAEAVIQDADEKKAAKG, from the coding sequence GTGACCGCCCCCGAGTCGCCCCAGCCCGTAGACGCGCCCGACGACGACAAGTCGCACGTGCCTCCGCTGACGACCCGTGTCGTCATCGCCGAGGACGAGGCCCTGATCCGGCTCGACCTCAAAGAGATGCTGGAGGAGGAGGGCTACAGCGTCGTCGGCGAGGCCGGTGACGGTGAGCAGGCCATCGAGCTGGCCCGCGAGCACAAGCCGGACCTGGTGATCCTCGATGTGAAGATGCCCAAGCTGGACGGCATCTCGGCGGCCGAGAAGATCGCCGAGGAGGGCATCGCCCCGGTGCTGATGCTCACCGCTTTCTCGCAGCGCGACCTCGTGGAGCGCGCCAGGGACGCCGGTGCGATGGCGTATCTGGTGAAGCCGTTCAGCAAGAGTGACGTCGTACCGGCCATCGAGATGGCTGTCTCGCGGTTCACCGAGCTGAAGGAGCTGGAGAAGGAGGTCGCCGACCTCACGCTCCGGCTGGAGACGCGCAAGTTGGTGGACCGGGCGAAGTCGATCCTGCAGACGGAGTACGGGCTGTCGGAGCCGGCCGCGTTCCGGTGGATCCAGAAGACGTCGATGGACCGTCGGATGTCGATGCAGCAGGTCGCGGAGGCGGTTATTCAGGACGCGGACGAGAAGAAGGCCGCGAAGGGCTGA
- a CDS encoding helix-turn-helix domain-containing protein, which yields MNFHGTEVRQRALTLLRDGNKNADVARTLNIPLGTIGYWKHADRAKRGECPGAHNPACPRCDGRPLDLAAYSYLLGQYLGDGHISHYVHHRVPSLMISCADAWPGVANETEAAMRAVFPTNNVHRVQRIGCQTIKAYNKHLTCLFPQHGPGRKHERLIALEPWQQDIVDAHPWEFIRGLIHSDGCRITNWTTRLVGGERKRYEYPRYFFTNKSDDIRKLFTDTLDKVGVKWTTLARGSDPFNISIARKASVALMDTHVGPKY from the coding sequence ATGAACTTTCACGGCACTGAGGTTCGACAGCGTGCGCTCACGCTTCTCAGGGATGGCAACAAGAACGCAGATGTCGCCAGGACGCTCAACATTCCGCTTGGCACAATCGGCTATTGGAAGCATGCGGATCGCGCCAAGCGCGGGGAGTGCCCCGGGGCGCACAATCCGGCTTGTCCACGATGCGACGGACGCCCTCTGGACCTGGCTGCATATTCCTACTTGCTAGGTCAATACCTCGGAGACGGACACATCAGCCACTATGTGCACCACCGCGTGCCCAGCCTGATGATCTCTTGTGCCGACGCGTGGCCAGGCGTGGCGAACGAGACCGAAGCCGCGATGCGAGCCGTCTTCCCCACGAACAACGTGCATCGCGTACAGCGCATCGGTTGTCAGACCATCAAGGCTTACAACAAGCACCTGACATGCCTGTTTCCCCAGCACGGCCCCGGCAGGAAGCACGAGCGCCTCATTGCCCTCGAACCCTGGCAGCAGGACATCGTCGACGCCCACCCCTGGGAATTCATCCGCGGCCTCATCCACTCCGACGGGTGCCGCATCACGAACTGGACGACTCGCCTCGTGGGCGGCGAACGCAAGCGCTACGAATACCCGCGGTACTTCTTCACCAACAAGTCGGACGACATCCGGAAGCTGTTCACCGACACACTCGACAAGGTGGGCGTCAAATGGACCACCCTGGCCCGGGGCAGCGACCCGTTCAACATCTCCATCGCCCGCAAAGCCTCCGTGGCCCTCATGGACACACACGTAGGCCCCAAGTACTAA
- the pyk gene encoding pyruvate kinase, which yields MRRAKIVCTLGPATDSYDQIKALVEAGMDVARLNLSHGTHAEHEERYHHVRKASDETGRSVGILADLQGPKIRLGHFTEGPALLERGDTFTITTEDEAEGNQQGCGTTHPGLATDVTPGERILVDDGKVCLQVTDIDGPHIHTTVIEGGIVSDHKGLNLPGAAVSVPALSDKDETDLRWALRTGCDVIALSFVRSGRDIQDVHRIMDEEGRRLPVIAKVEKPQAVEAIDDIVAAFDGIMVARGDLGVEMPLEHVPIVQKRAIKLAKRNAKPVIVATQMLDSMIDNSRPTRAEASDVANAVIDGTDAVMLSGETSVGKYPIETVRTMAKIVEAAEEDILAKGLPPLTERNKPRTQGGAVARAAAEMGDFLGAKFLVAFTQSGDTAKRLSRYRSPIPLLAFTPDPATRSQLTLTWGVETFLGPHVDSTDAMVDQVDELLLKYGRCQKGDVVVITAGSPPGVSGSTNLVRVHHIGEDDSPK from the coding sequence ATGCGCCGAGCAAAGATCGTCTGCACACTGGGGCCCGCCACCGACTCCTACGACCAGATCAAAGCCCTGGTCGAAGCCGGAATGGACGTCGCCCGCCTCAACCTCAGCCACGGCACCCACGCCGAACACGAGGAGCGCTACCACCACGTACGAAAGGCCTCCGACGAAACCGGCCGCAGCGTCGGAATCCTCGCCGACCTTCAGGGCCCGAAAATCCGACTCGGCCACTTCACCGAAGGACCCGCACTCCTTGAACGCGGCGACACCTTCACCATCACCACAGAAGACGAAGCCGAAGGAAACCAACAAGGCTGCGGAACCACCCACCCCGGCCTCGCCACCGACGTCACCCCCGGCGAACGCATCCTCGTCGACGACGGCAAAGTCTGCCTCCAGGTCACCGACATCGACGGCCCCCACATCCACACCACCGTCATCGAAGGCGGCATCGTCTCCGACCACAAAGGCCTCAACCTCCCCGGAGCCGCCGTCTCCGTCCCCGCCCTCTCCGACAAAGACGAAACAGACCTGCGCTGGGCGCTGCGCACCGGCTGCGACGTCATCGCACTCTCCTTCGTCCGCAGCGGCCGCGACATCCAGGACGTCCACCGCATCATGGACGAAGAAGGCCGCCGCCTCCCCGTGATCGCCAAGGTCGAGAAGCCCCAGGCCGTCGAAGCCATCGACGACATCGTCGCCGCCTTCGACGGCATCATGGTCGCCCGCGGCGACCTCGGCGTCGAAATGCCCCTGGAACACGTCCCGATCGTCCAGAAGCGCGCGATCAAACTGGCCAAGCGCAACGCCAAGCCGGTCATCGTCGCGACACAGATGCTCGACTCGATGATCGACAACTCCCGCCCGACCCGCGCGGAAGCCTCCGACGTCGCCAACGCCGTCATCGACGGCACGGACGCGGTGATGCTCTCCGGCGAGACCAGCGTCGGCAAGTACCCCATCGAGACCGTCCGGACCATGGCGAAGATCGTCGAGGCGGCGGAGGAAGACATCCTCGCCAAGGGCCTCCCGCCCCTGACCGAACGCAACAAGCCCCGCACGCAGGGCGGCGCGGTGGCCCGCGCGGCGGCGGAAATGGGCGACTTCCTCGGCGCCAAGTTCCTGGTCGCCTTCACCCAGTCCGGCGACACGGCCAAGCGCCTGTCCCGGTACAGGTCCCCGATCCCCCTCCTGGCCTTCACCCCGGACCCGGCGACACGGTCCCAGCTGACGCTGACGTGGGGCGTGGAGACGTTCCTGGGCCCACACGTCGACTCCACAGACGCGATGGTCGACCAGGTGGATGAACTGCTGTTGAAGTACGGCCGCTGCCAGAAGGGTGACGTCGTGGTCATCACGGCGGGCTCGCCCCCCGGGGTCTCGGGCTCGACGAACCTGGTGCGGGTGCATCACATCGGGGAGGACGACAGCCCCAAGTAG
- a CDS encoding SIMPL domain-containing protein, with translation MTTPPTDDPPPTVPYGTPDAPRIAVRGEARLEVDPEIARIGITVASRGKDRRAALDDLTRRNTTALDLTKTYGDAVERLETGAFSITPELKDKGRGERIHAYHGRVHITAELTDFTALGELTTRLADLDLTRVDGPWWALRPNSPAHRQARQQAVKEAVQRAREYAEALGTTLAALVELADIGAEDAQPYPQTPGRMRSMAYGAAAEDTTAAPLDLEPQRQRIFAAVNARFTMAPPQL, from the coding sequence ATGACCACCCCTCCCACGGACGACCCACCCCCCACCGTCCCCTACGGCACCCCCGACGCCCCCCGCATCGCCGTCCGCGGCGAAGCCCGCCTCGAAGTCGACCCCGAAATCGCCCGCATCGGCATCACCGTCGCCTCCCGCGGCAAAGACCGCCGAGCCGCACTCGACGACCTCACCCGCCGCAACACCACCGCCCTCGACCTCACCAAGACATACGGCGACGCAGTCGAACGCCTCGAAACCGGCGCCTTCTCCATCACCCCCGAACTCAAGGACAAAGGCCGCGGCGAACGCATCCACGCCTACCACGGCCGCGTCCACATCACCGCCGAACTCACCGACTTCACCGCCCTCGGCGAACTCACCACCCGCCTCGCCGACTTGGACCTCACCCGCGTCGACGGCCCCTGGTGGGCCCTGCGCCCCAACTCGCCCGCCCACCGACAAGCCCGCCAGCAAGCCGTGAAAGAAGCCGTCCAACGAGCACGCGAATACGCCGAAGCACTCGGCACCACACTCGCAGCACTCGTGGAACTCGCCGACATCGGAGCCGAGGACGCACAGCCCTACCCCCAGACCCCCGGCCGCATGCGCTCCATGGCCTACGGAGCCGCCGCCGAAGACACCACAGCCGCACCACTCGACCTCGAACCCCAACGCCAGCGAATCTTCGCAGCCGTGAACGCCCGCTTCACCATGGCACCCCCACAGCTGTAA
- a CDS encoding bifunctional metallophosphatase/5'-nucleotidase, with protein sequence MPLNRRKFLQKSAVTGAGVALAGAVAAPSAEAAQGRRPARRYSLTVMGTTDLHGHVFNWDYFKDAEYSDKAGNAMGLARISTLVNRVRAERGRCNTMLLDAGDTLQGTPLTYYYAKVDPITAKGGPVHPMAQAMNAIGYDAAALGNHEFNYGLETLRKFEDQLHFPLLGANALDAKTQKPAFPPYLIKRFHVPGLPPVKVAVLGLTNPGIAIWDKAYVQGKLTFPGLEEQAAKWVPKLRAMGADVVVVSAHSGSSGTSSYGDQLPYVENSAALVAQRVPGIDAILVGHAHVEIPELKVTNEQTGRTVVLSEPLCFAERLTLFDFELVFRSGRWEVESVAASLLNSNTVEDDPKITKLLSDEHAKVVSYVNQVVGSATETLTTVEARYKDAPIIDLITKVQEDVVKAALAGTEYAALPVIAQASPFSRTSEIPAGEVTIRDLSSLYVYDNTLVAKVMTGAQLRAYLEYSAEYFVRTAAGAAVDVEELTNANGRPDYNYDYVSGLGYEIDIAQAAGSRIRNLTYGGAALDDGQQFVLAVNNYRANGGGAFPHVASAKELWSESTEIRTRIAEWVTAKGVLDPKDFASADWRLTREGTPVF encoded by the coding sequence ATGCCCTTGAACCGTAGGAAGTTCCTGCAGAAGTCCGCCGTGACCGGGGCGGGGGTGGCGCTGGCCGGTGCCGTGGCGGCTCCGTCGGCCGAGGCCGCTCAGGGGCGCAGACCTGCCAGGCGGTACTCGCTCACGGTCATGGGCACCACCGACCTGCACGGGCACGTCTTCAACTGGGATTACTTCAAGGACGCGGAGTACTCCGACAAGGCCGGCAACGCGATGGGCCTGGCGCGTATCTCGACGCTGGTGAACCGGGTGCGGGCGGAGAGGGGGCGCTGCAACACGATGCTGCTGGACGCGGGTGACACGCTGCAGGGCACGCCGCTGACGTACTACTACGCGAAGGTGGATCCGATCACCGCCAAGGGCGGTCCGGTGCATCCCATGGCGCAGGCGATGAACGCGATCGGGTACGACGCGGCGGCGCTGGGCAACCACGAGTTCAACTACGGGCTTGAGACGCTGCGGAAGTTCGAGGACCAGTTGCACTTCCCGCTGCTGGGTGCGAACGCGCTGGACGCGAAGACGCAGAAGCCGGCGTTTCCGCCGTACCTCATCAAGAGGTTCCATGTGCCGGGTCTGCCGCCGGTGAAGGTGGCGGTGCTGGGTCTGACGAATCCGGGTATCGCGATCTGGGACAAGGCGTATGTGCAGGGGAAGTTGACGTTCCCGGGGCTGGAGGAGCAGGCGGCGAAGTGGGTGCCGAAGCTGCGGGCGATGGGTGCGGACGTCGTGGTCGTGTCGGCGCACTCCGGTTCGTCCGGGACGTCGTCGTACGGTGACCAGTTGCCGTATGTCGAGAACTCGGCGGCGCTGGTCGCTCAGCGGGTGCCGGGTATCGACGCGATTCTGGTCGGTCACGCGCATGTGGAGATCCCGGAGCTGAAGGTGACCAACGAGCAGACGGGCAGGACGGTCGTGCTGTCCGAACCGCTGTGTTTCGCGGAGCGGTTGACCCTGTTCGACTTCGAGCTGGTGTTCCGTTCGGGCCGGTGGGAGGTCGAGTCGGTGGCGGCGTCGCTGCTGAACTCGAACACGGTCGAGGACGACCCGAAGATCACCAAGTTGCTGTCGGACGAGCATGCGAAGGTCGTCAGTTACGTCAACCAGGTGGTCGGTTCGGCGACCGAGACGCTGACGACGGTCGAGGCGCGGTACAAGGACGCGCCGATCATCGACCTGATCACCAAGGTCCAGGAGGATGTGGTGAAGGCGGCGCTGGCGGGTACGGAGTACGCGGCGCTGCCGGTGATCGCGCAGGCGTCGCCGTTCTCGCGGACGTCGGAGATCCCGGCGGGCGAGGTGACGATCCGGGATCTGTCGTCTCTGTACGTGTACGACAACACGCTGGTCGCGAAGGTGATGACGGGTGCGCAGCTGCGGGCGTACCTGGAGTACTCGGCGGAGTATTTCGTGCGGACGGCGGCCGGTGCTGCGGTCGACGTGGAGGAGCTGACGAACGCGAACGGACGCCCGGACTACAACTACGACTATGTGTCGGGTCTCGGGTATGAGATCGACATCGCCCAGGCGGCCGGGTCGCGGATCAGGAATCTCACGTACGGCGGGGCCGCGCTGGACGACGGGCAGCAGTTCGTGCTGGCGGTGAACAACTACCGTGCCAATGGCGGTGGTGCGTTCCCGCATGTGGCGTCGGCGAAGGAGCTGTGGTCGGAGTCGACGGAGATCCGGACGCGGATCGCCGAGTGGGTGACGGCGAAGGGTGTGCTGGACCCGAAGGACTTCGCGTCGGCGGACTGGAGGCTGACCCGGGAGGGCACGCCGGTGTTCTGA